The window TAGAAGCCCTGCTATACAAACTGTTGATCTGTCTGGTTCCATATCCTTGTGATACTGTTGGTGGCTCTACCGAACCTGCTAACGAATAAAAAGTTGGCGAAATTAATCCGTTCTTAGTTGTTCCACTTAAGGATTCGTCTATATAATAATAAACCGTTCCACCCGCCAAAGCATCTATTGTAAACTTGTTAAGTTTCTTTTTATACCCCAGTATTAAATCATCATTTGTACTAAAGCCTCTCGAATCCTGAATAGAATACATTCCTCTGGCATTCCAACCACTTCCATTCACCGCACCACCACGGGTAGAAAATATATTTGCAGTTGGGTTGCGGAAAGTAGTTTTGTTATTATAGTTATCGTAACCTAAGCGTACCAATAAATTAAAGTCGCTATTGATCTGATAACTGGCCGTAACATTCGCATTTAAGGTATTGTTTTGGGTACCATTTAACTTCTCGTAAGCGATTAAATATGGGTTATCGTACCAGTTGGTGTACATCCAGTTCTGGGTTTTATAAGGCACTTTCCAGTAATCTTTATAATCGCGAATATCGTATTCAGTACCTGTCCACATAATTAACTGGTACAAATAACCCTGGTTGTTATAACCTCCGCCCCAAATTTGGTCGGCCCAGCGGCGGCTTACCCCCATGTGTCCTTCCAGTTTAAATTTATCGCTTAGCTTCATCTCACCGGCCATGGTTAAATTCACCATGTTCAGGTTCTGATTTGGGAATTGTCCTTTATTGTAAATATCATTTAATCCAATCCTAAAGCTTCCGTTCTCGCCGGTTTGGGCAATACTGATATTGTTATTTAAAATAATCCCTGTAGATGTAAAATTCTTCAGGTTATCTTTCCCTTTCGATACCAAAGGCATATTATCTTCAAACTGCTTGGTAACAGGATTCCAGTCTCTGGCAGTTTTACCTGCATCAAGCTTAGGACCCCAAACGTAGTCGTTATCAATAACGCCATTCTGTCCCCTGCCATACGAGCTTTGTACCTTAGGTATAGCCAGGAAACCCAATGATGCCATGGTATTGCTGTTGATATCAATTGAGAATCCTTTACCTGCAGCACCTTTTTTGGTTGTAATTAAAAGTACACCTCCCGATGCTCTTGAGCCATACAATGCAGATGCGGTTGGGCCTTTAAGTATATCCATACTTTCAATATCATCAGTAGGCACATCTCTTAACGACATGTTACCATAAGGCACACCATCTATAACCAACATAGCTGGTTCGCCACGTAATTCAATAGTAGGACGGGCATTAAATTCGGTTGAGTTTTTTATTACCAAGCCAGAAACCCTTCCGGTTAATGAAGTAGCAACATCTACACCTTTAACGGTTTGCAGATCTTTGCCCGCTACCTTTTGTACGGCATAACCCAACGATTTTTCTGACCGTTTTATTCCCAAAGCTGTAACTACCACATCTGTTAATTCGGTTGTGGCAGCTTGTAAAGAAATCTTATAATCACGTTTGCTGTCAATAACAATTTCTCTGGTAGTGTAACCAATAAACGAGATAATCAGCGTGGTACCTACATTGGCATTAACTGAAAAGTAACCATTAGCATCAGTTGAAGTTACCGACTTGGTTTCTTTAACCATTATGCTAGCGCCAACAATAGGCAAGCCATTTTCGTCTGAAACTCTGCCACTAATCGTTTCGAAAAACGGATTTGAGATCAGCTCATTTTTTTTTCTGAGTACAATTGTTTTATCAAATATTTTGTAGCTCAGTAACTGATTTTTAAGGCATAAATTAAGCACCTGCTCAAGTGGTGCATTTTTCACATCGATGCTTATATTGTGTGCATTTTGCAGTTCAAGATTATCGTAAAGAAAAACGTATTGGGTTTGTTTCTCTATCGATTTAAATATCACTTCCATCGAAACATTTTTTTGTTTCAATGTGATGTTCTGACTATAAACACTTGCGCTTACCTGGCACAGACAAGCGAATAAAAATAGTGCGGTTAGTTTCATCACCAATATTAATTGTGTGGGCTTACGCCGGATTAATGATCCGGTCATAAAAAATGTACTAAAATTCATGATTGAATTTGGGTTTAAAACATAATTGCTTAGATAACTTATTGTGTCCCTGCTGCAGATCAGCTGGCGCAGGTTTTTAACCCACTCATTGCAAATAAAGTGGTACGAACACTTTGCATTGCTTTTAAGCGGATTGAGATCGAATGTCTGGAGTATTATATCTTCATATGCTGCACTTTATAGTTTGATTTGGTTTGGTTATTTATTTAGGGTTCACTGTAATCTGATTGTATTCTACTTTGCAATGAATACCACTGTAAGCCAGCATTTCGACTAATTTTGCTATACTCACATTTCTAGGTATTTTGCCTGAGTATTGTTTTGCCGGAATTTTGCCATTGTAGATCACCTCCGCATCATACCAACGCGAAACCTGGCGCATCACTGATGGGAGATCTGACTTTTCGAACTGGAAGTAGCCATTTTTCCAGGCAACTACAGCCTCGAGATCTGCTATCTCATTTACTGCAATACCATCAACTTTACCATTCAGGCTAGCCTGTTGACCAGGTTTTAAAAGTGCCTTTTTATTGCCCCGTTTAATTTCAATACTACCTTCGAGCAAGGTAGTACGCTGATAAGCTTCATCAGCATAAGTATTTACGTTAAAATGAGTGCCCAGCACTTTAATATCAGATTGATCGGTATGAACAATAAATGGCTTTGTTTTATTTTTAGCTACTTCAAAGTACACTTCACCGGTAACTTCTACTTTACGTTCATTGCCAACAAAAGCGGAAGGAAATTTAACCGACGAGCTTGCATTAAGCCACACCTCAGTACCATCTACCAGAATTAAATGGTATTGGCCACCGCGTGGGGTGCTTACTGTGTTGATGGCTGCTGCTTTTGCAGTTGTGTTACCTGTAAACCTGTAAAGCAACTCGCCGCTTTTCGTTTTAATTACCTGCACCCCGGATTGGTTTGCAACTTGCCCATCAGCAGTTTTATTGAGGATAACCTGAGAACCATCGGCCAGTTGCAGTACTGCATTGTTGCCTCCCGGAATAATTGGTTTTGTATTTGTTTTAATTGAGGTAGCCAAAACGGGAGAGCGATCGCTTTGGTTGAAATAGCTATATATACCCGCAATTAAAGCAATTAAAATAACCGCCGCTTTAAAAAACAGTGCATAATTTAATTTAATCTGCTTAGGTTTTGGTTTATCGATATGGATTATTCTAGCAGTTACCCGATTTAAAATTTGTTTTTTAACTTCAATATCTGCTAACTCGTTATGTGTTAAATCAGCACCATCAATACGCTCGTACCACTCCTCTACCAGCTTTTTTTCGGCTGGTGTAGCAGTTTGGTTATTGTATTTTTCGATTAAATATTTGATTTCGTTCGTATTCAAAATAGTGGCTTTTATATGTGTATACGGTTGCCTGGCATAAAGTACCATGGCATTATTATTTTTTTTTATAATAAATTGCTAAAACCTGCCTAAAGGTCTATCAAAGGCATTAATAACCAATTATTGGGCAAAATGAAAAGGAAAATTATAAGTGTTTGGCAATAAACAGAGCCAGTAAGGCTAGCGAAGAATCATAATCCTTAACACGCGTACGCAAGCGCTGGTAAGCCATTTGTAACTGATTTTTCACGGTTTGCTCGGATAAAGACAAGTCCTGTGCGATTTGCTTTATAGAAAGGTCGTCCTCTCGTTTAAGCAGGTAAATTTCTTTCATTCGTACCGGCATCCGTTCTACTTCGGTATCAATAATGGCTTTCAGTTCTTTTTCTAAGATTGTATTTTGAGAATGTATATCGGATGGCGCTACATTAGCGGTTACACTAATGGCATATTTTAAGCGAACGCTGTCTTTTTCGTAAAGTTTTAAGATTTTGTTGCGGAGGATCGCAAATAAATAGGCCAGCACACTGCCTTCGGCATCCAATAATTCAATCTTATCCCACAAACTTACAAATACATCCTGAACCAGATCCTGGGCCAGATCGGTGCAGTGTACCTTTTTATAAGCTTGTTTGTATAGCGCATTCCAGTAAGCATCGAACACCAGGTTAAATGCTTTATTTTTGTCTAATTTGACCAGAAGAAAAAAGTTACTTTCTAATGCTTTGTACATAAACAATCTGGGATGACGGTTAAGGTTTTTAAGGTGCGCCAAAGAAATAACATCATTATTAACCTAATGTTAAATTTATTAAATTATTTGGTACAGCGTTGTTAAATTAAAAATTTGCTGATACAAAAAAGAATACCTGATATAACTGGGATGTGATTATTTGATGTAAAAAATGGGTTTCTACTTATCCTTTAAGTGTACTGGTTATCTATTTGGTTAAAAATATATTGCTGCACAAGATAGCATTTCCTGCAACAAATTACCCTGTTAAAAAACGCTTAAAATTTATACCTTTGAAAAGGGTTAACATATAGCTTAGATAACTTATTGTTTCCTGCTTGCAGGAATAAACCCGATTTAACGAGGAGTGGTACGAACACTTCTCGTTTTTTTTTAAAACACCCCTCGTTACAAGGGGCATTTCTGTTAATCATTGGGGGGTGTTTCTTTATTCTCGCTAAGACTAATAATGTGCTAAAACCATTTTTTTAGTCTCCAGGAATTGCTTTCTATCTATAAATTTTATATTATTAAGTATTAATCAGGCAATCTGTTTTGTGGCCCGAATGTATCGATATTTAATGCTTTGAAGAAAAGATTTGAAAGAAAAAAACAACGCAAACGTTTGATTAATTTTGTATTATTACATATTGAAGAAATTTAATGTAGTTTAGCACTTAGAATGCAATCGAAACCAACAACCATAAAGGAAATAGCCAGAATTTTAAACATCTCACCCTCCAGTGTATCAAGAGGGCTGCATGACCATCCGAGTATTGGAGCAGTAACCCGTGAGAAGATTAAACAGCTGGCCAAGTCTCTGAACTATGAGCCTAATAATGCGGCTATACTTTTTCAAAAAGGCAAAACTTACACTATTGGAGTAATTTTACCAGAACTTTCTGAACACTTTTTCTCTATAGCCATTTCGGCAATTGAAGATGAGGCCATCAAGAAAAACTATACGGTAATTTTTGCCCAGTCGCACGATAACTATGAACAGGAAGTAAAGCTGGTAGAAAAAATGAAAAACCAACGTGTGGATGGATTATTGGTCTCGATCAGTAAAGACACCTCGAAGTTTGATCATTTTGAAAAATTAAATTCTTTCAATATTCCGGTAGTATTTTTTGATCGGATCCCTCCTTTTAAAAATGTCCACTATGTAGCTTGCAGCCTCGAGAGCGCAACCATTAAGGCGGTAAACTACCTGCTTAAAAAAGGGCACAGAAGTATTGGTATGATTAACGGGCCAAGCACACTGTACGCCAGCGAAGAGCGTAAAGATGGGTATATGCAAGCCATTACTTTTAACCGTTTAAAGTTCGATCCATCTTTAGTAGTCAACTGCGATTTAACCGAAGAAGGTACCATAGAAGCTGCTGAACAGTTTTTAAACCACAAAAGGAAACCAACCGCAATTGTTGCATTTAACGATTATGTGGCTTTGTTTTTAATCAAGTACTTTAAAAAATTAAATGTAATTAACGATTTCGATGTAGTGAGCTATGCCAATCTGCCTATTATCAGTTACCTGGATAATTCGCCGGTTGCTTCGGTAGAACAATACCCCTATTTACAAGGACAAAAGGCTGCAAACATCCTGTTGGATTTGATTCATAGCCCCGTTCCCGAAAATCAGGCCTATTACAATACCATTGTAGAATCAGACCTGATTATTAATGAGGTTAAAGAATAGTACGGGCAAACGTTTGTGCTAAATAATTAATGCTTATTTAAACTACCTGGCAAAACCTCGTATTGTTTTTTAAAGGCAGCAATAAAATGCTGCGTGTTTTTATAACCTACCAAAAAAGCGACTTCGTTAACCGTTCGCTTTTCTTTAGCCAGGTAGTAATGTGCTTTTTCCATTCTGATTTTATACAGATAGCCAAATACTGTATGGCCGGTTAGCGCTTTAAAACCTTTTTTAAGTTTAAAATCGTTAATACCGGCTTTGCGCGAGAGCTCAATTAAAGAGCTTGGCCTCTGCAGGTCGCGCTCTACCAGTTGCCGGGCATAAATAATCTTTTTTAAATCTTCTTCCTTTAAAACAACCCGTTGTTTATCCAACTTTTGGTTACTGTGGATCACAATTAGATCAAGCATACGCGCTTCTAAAAACAAACGCTTTACCCTGCCCGAATGATTGGCATGACTTAAGCTTTGTAAAATTGAGCTTACTTCGGGTGTTATCGGTTCTCTTAAAGGCAAAAGCGCGTCCTGATGAAATTCGCGTCCCATTGCCTTCTGAAAATAAGCTTCGGTAAGTTGAATATATACCAAACTTGTTTTTTCGGCTACCCGGAAAGCAATGTGGTTTACTTTACCCAGATTAAGGTTTTGCTGGTTTTTAGTCAGCGATAAAAAATTTTGTTCTGCCCCACTACAGGATGTTAAGCTTCCGTTTAAACAAAATAACAGCCCAATGTGCTCGTGTGATGATTCAAAACATAAATCTTCAGGTTGATCACTTTCAAGCTCAACCAAACTGATATGAATGCCTTCGAACCACATTTCCTTTACATCTACATGCATATGTGGTGTGTTAATGGCAATCTCTGCTTCCTCTATATCCTTTAAGCCTGCAAAATTTGCCGGATAAATATTTTTATAGCATACCGTTCCATTAGCCTTTATTGAGCGCTTAATCTTCATTGATAACCAATTTATTTAATTCTTACGGGTGATACTTTCCTATCCTTTTGAGCGATATAAAAAGCCTAATCCCTATCTGTGCTTTCAATTTAATCCGTTTAGCGGCATTAATTATCCGTTTAACGTTATCTCCTTTTGGTGATAATGCACAAATTTGCACAATTATTTATAATTAGTCTAAATAAATGAGAATATATTTATCAATTGCCTTATCGCTTTGTGGATTTGTTACTGTGGCTCAAGAAATTAAAGTTGATACCGCTAAGGCAAATGATTTAAAAGAAGTTGTCATTACCGGTCAGTTCGGCCCACAATCGTTACGTAACTCAGTTTACAACATCAGAACCATTAGCGCAGAGCGGATTAAGCTTCGTGCAGCAAATAGCGTACAACAGGTTTTAAATACCGAATTGGGCTTTCGTTTCAGCAACGATTTAACTTTGGGTACAACCGATGTTTCTTTAATGGGCATGACTGGCAGAAATGTTAAAATATTACTGGATGGTGTGCCCCTTGTTGATCGCTCGGATGCACGAGAGAGCTTAAACCAGATCGACATTAATACTGTAGAAAGGATAGAAATTGTAGAAGGCCCCATGTCGGTAGTGTATGGTACAGATGCCCTTGCAGGTGTAATTAATATCATCACCAAAAACCCCGGCAAGGCCTTGTTAAGTGTTAATGCGCGCATACAGGAAGAAACTGCAGGAAATGAATATAACCTGCTCAATGGTGCAGGGCAACACAATCAAAATTTAAGTGTAAGCTGGCAGAAAAATGGCTGGAGTGTACTGGCCGGTGCCTCGCATAACGAGTTTGGTGGATGGAATTTAGCACCAAAAGATGCTTTTATACAAGAATTTAGTTTATACCAAAACCAATGGAAACCCAAAGCACAATGGCTTGGAAATGCCAAAATTGGTTACCGCAACCAGAACTTTAATATCTGGTACCGTTTGGATGGCGTTAAAGAAGATATCGACAGTAGGTTTGGAATAAATTCTACCACTTTTGAGGGGAAGCTTGCCACTTACACCACCAAACGTTATAATCAACAGTTACAATCTGAATGGAGGATAAACAATAAACTACAATTAACTGCAATTGCCGGTTATACCGATTTGCAGAGATCAACCCACACCGTTATCCGTAATTTCACCAGTAACAGCGAAAGATTAAGTTCGGATAAGGGCGAACAGGATACCGCCAAATTTAACAATGGCATTTTTAGAGCTACAGCTATCTATGTACATAATCCATCTGTCTCATTTCAACCAGGAATTGAATACAACCGCGATGCTGCCAGCGGACAAAGAATTAGCGGATCGCCGGTGATTAACGATTATTCGGCATTTGTTTCTGCAGAAATTAAGCTTTCACCTAAAATTAACATTAGGCCCGGATTAAGGTTTATTAAAAATTCGGTGTACGATGCGCCACCTGTAATTCCGTCATTAAATACCAAATTCATTATAGCCAAAGATCTCGATTTACGTCTTGCTTACGCACGTGGCTTTCGCTCTCCGGCCTTAAGAGAGTTGTTTTACGATTTTATAGATGCCAGCCATACTATTTTAGGCAATCCCGATTTAAAGGCTGAGCAATCAAACAGTTTTAACGGCTCTCTGGCATGGTCGGGTATACACCGTGGAGCTATACAGTTCCGTTCTACCTTATCGGGTTTTTATAACCTGTTTAAAAACAGGATTATGTTTGCGGCCTCACCTACCGACAACTCAGTTACATCGCTATTTAACGTATCAAAATACAAAACCACTGGCGGCACTTTAGATAATACCTTGATTTACAAAAATCTGCAAGCCACACTGGGCATATCTTACATAGGACGATATAATGAATTAAGCGAAAACAAAACCATTGAAACACCAGAGTTTACATGGGCTACTGAAGTAAACTCGAATATTACCTACTCCTTCACTAAAATAAATGCCGGGATTAGTCTTTTCTATAAATATACTGGCAGTTTACCCAGCTACCAATCGGTTACAACAAACAATGAGCAGACCATAAAACTGGTTAAAATTGCTGCTTTTCATACAGCTGATTTAATGTTTAACAAAAACCTGTTTAAATCATTAACCCTTAATGTGGGTGTTAAAAACCTGTTTAATGTTACACAGCTTTCTAATACATCAACAGCAAGCGGTGGTGCACATAGCACTGGTGGTGATGTTCCATATAGCTATGGCAGATCGTATGTACTGGGCCTTACTTACAACTGGAATAAACTTTAAAATTAAAACAACATAATTAAAATAACATGAATAAATTAAACTCAATGATCGCAATCGCCTTTTTAGCGATAAGCTTTACGGCTTGCAAAAAGGATGCTGATGAACCTGTATTTGTTGCGCCACCATCAGACGGGAGCACTTTAACCCTTAACGGATTAATAGGTGCCGAGGCCGGAAGTGCTGCTGGAAACAGCGTTTATGTAGATTTTAGTGCCGATAAACAAACTTCAGTTGAAAGAGATAGCTGGGATTTGGGTTTTTATTCAGGAGCTGATTTTAAAGTTATCTTAAACTCTACTAATGGTGCTTCTGCCCTGGTTATTAATAAAACAGACTTAAACGCAGTAACCGCCGCTGATTTTGACCCAAATGCATTAAAAGTTGGTCAAGGTCAAGGTAGCTTCACTATAGTTGACGACGGCAGAGAGGCAAATATTTTAAACAAAATCGCCATTGCAGCAATTTCTGCAACTGATACCGAAAACAAAGTTTATATCATCAATAGAAAAGGTGGTGCAGCAACTGTTTTACCTAACGATGAACTTTATAAAATCAGGATAATTAGGAAAGGTACAACAGGTTATACTTTACAATATGCAAAAGTAACTGAAACGACTTTTAAAACATTAGATGTTACCAAAAACGTTGATGCTAATTTTCAATTTACTTCTTTAGTAAAAGGAACTGTTGTTTCTGTTGAACCTGCAAAAGCAAACTGGGATATTGTTTGGGGCTATAGTATGTACTGGACTGCTACTTTCCCATATGCATTTTCGGATATGGTTTTCATTAATAATTTGGCGGGTGTAACTGCAGCATCTGTTGCTACCACTGTTAAAAGCTATGCTGCTTTTTCAGAAGCAGACATTGCAAGTGTAAGTTTTTCATCAGCAAGGGATGTGATTGGCTCAAAATGGAGAACCTCACCTAATCAACAAGGTGTAGGTGGAGGTGTTAGCTCAGATTTCTTTTACGTGATTAAAGACGGATCAGGAAATGTATATAAATTAAAATTTGTTAGCTATATCTCAGGAGATGGCGGTACCCGCGGTAAACCGGTAATCGAGTATAAATTGGTTAAAAAAGGTTCGTAGTCAATAACCTCAATCAAAAAAAATATGTTTTGTTAGTTGGATAGATGCTCTCCGCGATGGGGAGCTTTATCTTTTTATAGGGAGGCAACCTACTATCGAAAAATCGAAATATAAGCGTCTTGCTGAACTTGTTTCAGCATCTCTCTAATAAAGAAGGCATGATGAAACACCTGTGTCTGGATATCCGGGAATTTAAACACAGCAACCGCCTAATACTCCCCCTGAAACTAGTTCAGGAAGACGAGCTAAATAGCATTTCTTATCTCTGCACATTAATGCAATCAATCGCACCAGCCTTCGTAAGGTGCTTAAACGCAAAAAGGGCTCTGGCGTACCAGAACCCTTTTTGTTTCTTACTCGCGAAATATTATTTGCCAGAGTTTTTCTTGTCAGTTACTTCTGCACGGATTTCTTGTGCTAAAACTTTAAGATCTTGCATTGCTTTACGCACACGAGTACCAGCAGCTGCATTGCCAGCATTATAAAATTTTTCTACATCTGCTTCAATCGCAGCAACAGCAGCTTTAACTTTTGAGAATTTTTCCATCGCTAATTGATGTTTTTAAGGTTTAAAAAATTTATTTTTTTCAATAATACATATTTACCTTGAATATACAACAGAAAGCAAATATTAATTTAAAATAAGTTTTGCACATTTTCACAAATCAAAAAAATGCCCTGGCACTATTATAGACGTATTTTTTCGATTTTCAGGATTAAAATTCAGCAACTTAGTTGAGTTGTTTCGCCAGGTTTATGAGGTTATTAAAGGTAAGATTGGCACTATTTATACAGGCTTCGTAATCGGCCTCTACAACCCTTTCATTAAGCACAGAAACAAAGGTTTTCCATTTTACACTCAATTCGTCGCCATAAACGCCGTAGTAATTTAAGCCTTCTTCGTGCCCCTCAAAGTGCTTATTGGCTAAAATATGGCGCTTAATTACGTTTCCACCCAGTGTAGCCCCTTCAAACACATATAAAGCTCCCAAAACTTCGCCTGTATTTTTCTTCGGAACAAAGAGTTCGAAATCCAGACCGGGTAGCGTTAAATTATCAATTTGCCAGTAATTAAGATCTTTCTCTAAGGCAGCGAGTTTTAACCTGCTGTTCATATCCAGTTCAGCGGCAATATCTGCATCGAGCATATTGCTCAATTCGTTTTCGAGCTTTTGGTGGATGATGTAATTAACAGTTAGTAATTTTCTATATTGTTCTACACTTAAAGTGTTATTCATTATTTCATTTACGAACATTAAAGATTCGAGCGCTGTGTGGTTCGCGGCCGTTTCGCTTCTCAATAAACTGGCAATCATAAGGGGTATTTAAATTTAAGTATTAATAAAAGAAGAAAAGATCCGGCTTTACAACCGGATCTTTTAATATAATTGTTGCTAATTTAACCTGAGATGTTGATTAAACCAAAAATCGTGCACAGAGTGTACACATTTCACCAGGTTATCGTAGCCATTAGGTTTCGTTAGATAGGCATTGGCTCCAAACTCCATCGAAGCCTTTACGTCTTCTGGATTGTCGGATGTAGAAAACAAAATTACCGGAATTGATTTCAGATAAGGAATATCCCTGATAAACTTCAACAAATCGAGTCCTGATAAACCGGGCAGGTTTAAATCAAGTAAAATTAATTTGGGTTTGATTTTACTCTCAGCAAAATTTCGCAGCTTCAACAGCGCCTCGCTCCCATCTTCCACAATGGTGAGGTTTAAAGTATCTTTAACTTCCTGCACTGCACTCTGCATAAAGAATGCATAATCTATATCGTCTTCTACGTAAAATATATCTGGTGTTTTCATTTTATCTGTTTTTAAATGCCACATAAAAGGTAGAACCTGCGTTGAGTTTACTATCAAACCAAACTCTTCCGTTATGCCGCTCTACCACTCTTTTTACAATAGCTAATCCTACCCCTGTTCCTTCAATATCCTTAACATTATCCATGCGCTTAAAAAGCTCAAAAACCCTGTCGTAATATCTGTTATCAATCCCAATACCATTGTCTTTAATGGCATAAACCGTTTCTTCGCCATCAACATAACCCGAGATCTCAATTCTGGGCTTATCGACCGTTGATGAGTATTTTACGGCGTTCCCAACCAAATTGGTAAACACCTGAGCAATCATCGTTCTATCACCCTTTAAATTAGGTAACTGGCCAAAAACCAATTCAGTCTTATCTGCTTTAAAAGCATTCCAAACTTCGGCTTCTATTTCCTTTAACAACAAAGGCATGTCAACTGTTTCAAAATTTATATCCGAACGGCCAACTCTGGCTAAATTTAGTATCTCCTTAATCAGGAAATTCATCTTATTGGCGCCATGCAAAATACGGTCGAGCATCTTTTTGCCATTATCGTCGATACTTTTGTTTTTAAGCAACAGTTCGGTATATGTCTTAATCGAAGTTAAAGGTGTTCTTAGATCGTGCGAGATGGTATAACTAAAGGTATCCAGCTCTTCGTATGCAGCCTGTAATTTCTCGTTAAGCAGCCTAATCTCGTTGGCTTTTTTATTGATATCGGTAATAATGATCTCGCGAATGCGTAGAACAGAAGAAATTTCTTCGGCGCGCCAATTTTCGGAAGTATTGTTTACCACTTGCGACCAGGTTTCGAAAGATTTTCTGGGCGACAGATTTAATAAACCATTTCTATCAGGACTTACTGGTTTCTCGGGATTACCCGCCCAGTTAACAGTGGTGATCTGTTCGGGCTTAAACCAGATAATCATTTCGCCCAATTCTTTATTTAGGGTACAGGAAAGCATTCCCGATGCGATCTCTTTATATTTTTTTGCTGGCGAATGTATTTCCGATAAGCGGTGGGTGTAATAAATAGACTCATCGGTGGTTTTCTTTAACCACTCGGCCAGTTCCCGAATATCCACCTCAAGCGGCACTTCTCCAATGGTTTTGAGTTCATTTTCGAAAATAATGGCCACGCCTGATGCCGTTGTAGCATCTAAAATCGTTCTTCTATGCCCTGTTATGGCTTCAATTAAATACTTATCGCGTGTTAAATACTCTGAAAGCACGTTAGCCGTATCTTTAAACTGCTCTACTACTTCTGCTTCTTCCTCTTCCTGGCGGTATTCTAAGGCCGATGAGAGAATTTGTCCAATCAGTTTAGAACCTTCCCTTGCCTTATAATCAATAAATTTCGGACTGTAATTGTGACATGCAATTAATCCCCATAGCTCGCCATGCGAAATAAGTGAAATGCTAAAACTCGATTGAACGCCCATATTTTTTAAATACTGGATATGTATAGGCGAAACGGCTCTTAATCCTCCGTTGGTTAAATCGAGCGGCTCATTTTCTTTAAAGGTTAAAATGGGTGCATCGAGCTTATTTACATCGGCAATTAAACGGGTAAGGTT is drawn from Pedobacter sp. HDW13 and contains these coding sequences:
- a CDS encoding ATP-binding protein gives rise to the protein MNKFSVDLTNCDKEPIHIPGKIQSHGFLIAVDKKDLTISYISENAGDFFSEQAKNLLNKPLAVVNTFIKQQDPEFNIEDLLKLGIIRDNFDAISPHPVELDGDPFYLIISSSQKNWLLEFEPVTLQYDIQSSIGRSASSMLQGKSVSALLSGAALEVKKLINYDRIMIYKFLDDGHGEVVAEEKEPDLEPFFGLHYPASDIPKQARELYKLNLTRLIADVNKLDAPILTFKENEPLDLTNGGLRAVSPIHIQYLKNMGVQSSFSISLISHGELWGLIACHNYSPKFIDYKAREGSKLIGQILSSALEYRQEEEEAEVVEQFKDTANVLSEYLTRDKYLIEAITGHRRTILDATTASGVAIIFENELKTIGEVPLEVDIRELAEWLKKTTDESIYYTHRLSEIHSPAKKYKEIASGMLSCTLNKELGEMIIWFKPEQITTVNWAGNPEKPVSPDRNGLLNLSPRKSFETWSQVVNNTSENWRAEEISSVLRIREIIITDINKKANEIRLLNEKLQAAYEELDTFSYTISHDLRTPLTSIKTYTELLLKNKSIDDNGKKMLDRILHGANKMNFLIKEILNLARVGRSDINFETVDMPLLLKEIEAEVWNAFKADKTELVFGQLPNLKGDRTMIAQVFTNLVGNAVKYSSTVDKPRIEISGYVDGEETVYAIKDNGIGIDNRYYDRVFELFKRMDNVKDIEGTGVGLAIVKRVVERHNGRVWFDSKLNAGSTFYVAFKNR